The sequence TATGACGAACAACGGCGATAGTAGTCAAAACGGGACAGTGACTCCGACGGACGCGGTCGACGGCGGCGGATCCGATCTCGACAAATTCCTGCGGTTGCTGTGCGAACGGCGGCGGCGCTACGCACTGTACGTGATGCGTGAACGAAGTACTGAGGAACTGTCCGTCCTCGCGAGACGGATCGCCGCGGAACTGGACGGGACGACTCCCGACGCTGTCGACGAGACACACCGGAAAACGATCGAAACGATGCTCGTCCACGCCGATGTCCCGG comes from Haloterrigena salifodinae and encodes:
- a CDS encoding DUF7344 domain-containing protein, which translates into the protein MTNNGDSSQNGTVTPTDAVDGGGSDLDKFLRLLCERRRRYALYVMRERSTEELSVLARRIAAELDGTTPDAVDETHRKTIETMLVHADVPALAAAGIVSYDRRTETLRLEGLPEPLEAVLDACATPDGVGPVTGEGAGGAPTDQD